From Desulfovibrio sp. TomC, a single genomic window includes:
- a CDS encoding STAS domain-containing protein: MENLTIRREGGALLLKYAGEITLEMTTDLKRRLDAELTEGDVSTVIIDLSAVPFMDSSGIGFLVSVNTRMKSAGKSFYLYQLSPAVEKTLGLVQLIGFFTVLPDERALTGVCG; this comes from the coding sequence GTGGAAAACCTGACGATTCGGCGTGAGGGCGGGGCATTGCTGCTCAAGTACGCCGGTGAAATTACCTTGGAGATGACGACCGACCTCAAGCGACGCCTGGACGCGGAGCTTACTGAGGGCGATGTGAGCACCGTGATTATCGACCTTTCTGCCGTGCCGTTTATGGATTCCTCGGGTATCGGCTTTTTGGTTTCCGTCAACACGCGCATGAAAAGCGCCGGCAAGTCTTTTTATCTCTATCAGTTAAGCCCGGCCGTGGAAAAGACCCTGGGGTTGGTGCAGTTGATCGGCTTTTTCACCGTGCTGCCGGATGAAAGGGCGCTTACCGGAGTGTGTGGCTAG
- a CDS encoding ATP-binding protein yields the protein MERAVTRKVFQTISHPGDSRRLAKEVVDYLAGYIADGDILHDLDIILTEACANVCRHAYGGEPGPLEVRLTVTPGAWIELEIVDWGRGFGSGVRFENPGPDAEGGRGLYIMRMLANDCQVKRRDRENVVFIHKDIGAALWKT from the coding sequence ATGGAACGTGCGGTGACCCGCAAGGTATTTCAGACGATATCCCATCCCGGGGACAGCCGGCGGCTGGCCAAGGAAGTGGTGGACTATCTGGCCGGATATATCGCCGACGGCGACATCCTCCACGATCTGGACATCATTCTGACCGAAGCCTGCGCCAACGTCTGCCGCCATGCCTACGGCGGCGAGCCGGGGCCGCTGGAAGTGCGGCTGACGGTCACTCCCGGAGCCTGGATCGAACTGGAAATTGTGGACTGGGGCCGGGGATTCGGTTCCGGGGTGCGATTTGAAAATCCCGGTCCCGATGCCGAGGGCGGCCGGGGCCTGTATATCATGCGCATGTTGGCCAACGACTGTCAGGTCAAACGCCGGGACAGGGAAAACGTGGTCTTTATCCATAAGGACATAGGGGCGGCGCTGTGGAAAACCTGA
- a CDS encoding glycosyltransferase, with translation MPQQVHIAVVTYNRLPSTIRCLETIRERTRAAYRLTVVDNASRDDTRDYLLHLRRKGVIDDLYLFDRNMGVACGYNFALSVSREPFFVRLDNDILIEDPAWADVLMQALTRCPQIGSVGFHIWPGTPEECDPRGGDGVTFVQRSFTSGACSMSRREVHEQLGFWCEDYGIYGEEDSDFGLRLGLAGLVAGYIDKCNRYVRHEHTPYDTDDVDPLRSKSNRLASLETFFLNKFMYENGHRELFMQRRYDTVVDGVHVSFQENPAYARFMDEVAQLRHKLAPALAYSLQEYLNEG, from the coding sequence ATGCCGCAACAGGTCCATATCGCCGTTGTCACCTACAACCGGCTGCCGTCCACCATCCGCTGTCTGGAGACCATCCGGGAACGCACCCGGGCGGCCTACCGCCTGACCGTGGTGGACAACGCCAGCCGGGACGACACCCGGGATTATCTGCTGCATCTGCGCCGCAAGGGCGTTATCGACGACCTGTATCTGTTCGATCGCAACATGGGCGTGGCCTGCGGCTACAATTTTGCCTTGTCCGTGTCCCGGGAGCCGTTTTTCGTGCGTCTGGACAACGACATCCTCATCGAGGACCCGGCCTGGGCCGATGTGCTCATGCAGGCCTTGACGCGGTGTCCGCAGATCGGTTCGGTGGGATTTCACATCTGGCCGGGGACGCCCGAGGAGTGCGATCCGCGCGGGGGGGACGGCGTCACCTTTGTCCAGCGTTCCTTCACCAGCGGGGCCTGTTCGATGTCGCGTCGCGAGGTCCATGAGCAGCTGGGGTTCTGGTGCGAGGACTACGGCATCTACGGCGAAGAGGATTCCGATTTCGGCCTGCGCCTGGGACTGGCCGGGCTTGTGGCCGGCTATATCGACAAGTGCAACCGGTATGTGCGCCATGAACACACGCCCTATGATACGGACGACGTTGATCCATTGCGCAGCAAAAGCAACCGCCTGGCCTCCCTGGAAACTTTTTTCCTCAACAAATTCATGTATGAAAACGGGCACCGTGAACTGTTTATGCAACGCCGCTACGACACGGTGGTGGATGGAGTGCATGTTTCGTTTCAGGAAAACCCTGCCTACGCCCGGTTCATGGACGAGGTGGCCCAGTTGCGCCACAAGCTGGCGCCGGCCCTAGCCTACTCGCTGCAGGAATATTTAAACGAAGGCTGA